One Bacteroidota bacterium genomic window carries:
- the dusB gene encoding tRNA dihydrouridine synthase DusB: MARIGSVDLGNFPLLLAPMEDVSDPPFRYVCKKNGADLMYTEFISSEGLIRDAIKSRKKLDIFEYERPVGIQIFGGDEEAMALAAKIVDTTQPDLLDINFGCPVKKVVCKGAGAGVLKDIDLMVRLTKAVVKSTSLPVTVKTRLGWDDNSINVMEVAERLQDVGIQALTIHGRTRAQMYKGVANWERIAEVKHNPRIHIPIFGNGDIDSPEKALEYKNRYGIDGIMIGRAAIGYPWIFNEIKHYFATGTHLPAPTLAHRIDVCRTHLLKSVEWKGEKLGIVEMRRHYANYFKGLPNFKEFRTRFVTTDDLQPLLEIFDEVAERYAEVLNED, translated from the coding sequence GTGGCCCGCATCGGTTCTGTTGATCTCGGTAATTTTCCGCTTTTACTTGCTCCCATGGAAGACGTGAGCGATCCGCCCTTCCGCTATGTGTGCAAAAAAAACGGCGCCGACCTCATGTACACCGAGTTTATCTCGTCTGAAGGCCTGATCCGCGATGCCATAAAAAGCCGCAAAAAGCTCGATATTTTTGAATATGAGCGCCCGGTAGGCATTCAGATTTTCGGCGGCGATGAAGAAGCCATGGCCCTGGCAGCCAAAATTGTTGACACTACCCAGCCTGATCTGCTCGACATTAATTTCGGCTGTCCGGTAAAAAAAGTGGTGTGCAAAGGTGCCGGTGCCGGTGTGCTTAAAGACATCGACCTCATGGTGCGGCTCACCAAGGCGGTGGTAAAATCAACCTCGCTGCCGGTAACCGTGAAAACACGCCTCGGCTGGGACGATAACAGCATCAACGTAATGGAAGTGGCCGAACGCCTGCAGGATGTGGGCATACAGGCACTCACCATACACGGCCGCACACGCGCACAGATGTACAAGGGCGTGGCCAACTGGGAACGCATTGCCGAAGTAAAGCACAATCCACGCATACACATCCCCATCTTCGGCAACGGCGATATCGACAGCCCCGAAAAAGCACTCGAATACAAAAACCGCTATGGCATAGACGGCATTATGATTGGCCGCGCCGCCATTGGTTATCCGTGGATTTTCAACGAAATAAAACACTATTTCGCCACCGGCACACACCTGCCCGCCCCCACCCTCGCCCACCGCATCGACGTATGCCGCACACACCTGCTCAAATCGGTTGAATGGAAAGGCGAGAAATTAGGCATTGTAGAAATGCGCCGCCACTACGCCAACTACTTCAAAGGCCTTCCCAATTTCAAGGAATTCCGCACCCGCTTTGTCACTACCGATGATTTACAGCCACTTCTTGAAATTTTTGATGAAGTGGCTGAGCGGTATGCCGAAGTACTGAATGAAGACTGA
- a CDS encoding CPBP family intramembrane metalloprotease — protein MEQSPQRPSASAIFGPGFRVLLLISLFFCCGGIQSMLMYIPGLEFLKGYGDDVTVSQMRIANAVGSLLLFAVPALVIANAFPHNRFYWLGLHRRTPVWWLLAAAVIMLAMIFVANPVANWMATLIDDPALRSSEEFSSIYSRQIQLMPEWSDYAACLFLLAFLPALVEELFFRAALLQLLRNWLQNSHVAVWLSAMVFALLHATVAGFPAIFLCGVILGYLFLWTGALRVSIIGHFAFNAFEVTDSFIGQHAPKSWWANWNPGYGVLIAAIVVAAAGLFVLYKNTRNHPDQLL, from the coding sequence TTGGAACAGTCACCTCAACGCCCGTCAGCGTCTGCAATTTTCGGCCCCGGCTTTCGGGTATTGCTGCTTATCAGCCTATTCTTCTGTTGCGGCGGCATTCAGTCGATGCTGATGTATATTCCCGGCCTTGAGTTTCTGAAAGGCTATGGCGATGATGTAACGGTGAGCCAGATGCGCATTGCCAATGCGGTGGGTTCGCTGCTGCTGTTTGCGGTGCCTGCGCTGGTTATTGCCAATGCGTTTCCGCACAACCGGTTTTACTGGCTTGGATTGCACCGGCGCACACCTGTGTGGTGGCTGCTGGCAGCCGCGGTAATTATGCTGGCCATGATTTTTGTGGCTAATCCGGTAGCCAACTGGATGGCCACACTCATTGATGATCCGGCCTTGCGCAGCAGCGAGGAATTTTCGAGTATCTACAGCCGCCAGATTCAACTCATGCCCGAATGGAGCGATTATGCGGCCTGTTTGTTCCTGCTGGCTTTTTTGCCGGCACTGGTTGAAGAGCTTTTCTTCCGCGCAGCACTGCTTCAGCTGCTCCGAAACTGGCTTCAAAACAGCCATGTTGCCGTGTGGCTTTCGGCCATGGTGTTTGCCCTGCTGCATGCCACCGTGGCAGGCTTTCCGGCTATATTTCTCTGCGGCGTTATTCTTGGGTATCTTTTTTTATGGACAGGTGCGCTGCGGGTGAGTATTATCGGACATTTTGCCTTTAATGCGTTTGAAGTAACTGATTCGTTCATCGGGCAGCATGCTCCCAAATCGTGGTGGGCCAACTGGAATCCTGGCTACGGCGTTCTTATCGCAGCCATAGTTGTAGCCGCAGCAGGTTTGTTTGTGTTATACAAAAACACCCGCAATCACCCCGATCAGCTTTTATAG